A window from Pseudomonas moraviensis encodes these proteins:
- the thiO gene encoding glycine oxidase ThiO codes for MTRQQQVVIVGGGVIGLLTAYNLASEVRSVVLLDRSNVGQESSWAGGGIVSPLYPWRYSPAVTALAHWSQDFYPQLGERLFAGTGVDPEVHTTGLYWLDLDDEAAALAWAEREQRPLRAVDISAAHDAVPVLGSGFSRAIYMADVANVRNPRLVKSLKAALLALPNVTIHEQCEVSGFVREGERVVGVQTSTGVISGDQIVLTAGAWSGDLLKTLNLTLPVEPVKGQMILYKCAADFLPSMVLAKGRYAIPRRDGHILIGSTLEHEGYDKTPTDVALESLKASAIELLPALADAEVVGHWAGLRPGSPEGVPYIGRVPGFEGLWLNCGHYRNGLVLAPASCQLFADVMLGRAPIIDPAPYAPEGRI; via the coding sequence ATGACCAGGCAACAGCAAGTGGTGATTGTCGGTGGCGGGGTAATTGGCCTGCTCACTGCCTACAATCTCGCCTCCGAAGTGCGCAGCGTGGTGCTGCTGGACCGCTCGAATGTCGGCCAGGAGTCGTCCTGGGCCGGCGGCGGCATTGTTTCGCCGCTGTATCCGTGGCGCTACAGCCCGGCGGTTACTGCGCTGGCGCATTGGTCGCAGGATTTTTACCCACAGCTCGGCGAGCGCTTGTTTGCCGGCACCGGGGTCGATCCTGAAGTCCACACCACCGGCCTGTACTGGCTGGATCTGGACGATGAAGCCGCAGCGCTGGCCTGGGCCGAGCGCGAACAACGGCCACTGCGGGCTGTGGATATCTCGGCGGCGCATGACGCGGTGCCGGTCCTCGGCAGCGGTTTCAGCCGGGCGATCTACATGGCCGATGTCGCCAACGTGCGCAATCCACGGCTGGTCAAGTCGCTGAAGGCGGCATTGCTGGCGCTGCCGAACGTGACGATTCATGAGCAATGCGAAGTCAGTGGTTTCGTCCGTGAAGGCGAGCGCGTGGTCGGCGTGCAGACCTCCACTGGCGTGATCAGCGGCGACCAGATTGTGCTGACGGCAGGGGCGTGGAGCGGTGATCTGCTCAAGACGCTGAACCTGACGCTGCCGGTCGAACCGGTCAAAGGCCAAATGATTCTCTACAAGTGCGCGGCTGATTTCCTGCCTAGCATGGTGCTGGCCAAGGGGCGTTATGCGATCCCGCGTCGCGACGGCCACATTCTGATTGGCAGCACGCTGGAGCACGAAGGCTACGACAAGACCCCGACCGATGTGGCGTTGGAAAGCCTCAAGGCCTCGGCGATCGAGTTGTTGCCGGCGCTGGCGGATGCCGAAGTGGTCGGGCATTGGGCCGGGCTGCGGCCGGGTTCGCCGGAAGGCGTGCCGTACATTGGCCGGGTGCCGGGGTTCGAGGGTTTGTGGCTGAACTGCGGGCATTACCGCAATGGGCTGGTGCTGGCGCCGGCCTCGTGTCAGTTGTTTGCCGATGTGATGCTGGGGCGGGCGCCGATCATTGACCCGGCGCCGTATGCGCCTGAGGGCCGCATCTGA
- a CDS encoding type IV pilin protein, with the protein MRRSSRGFTLIEIMIVIAIIGIILTISIPSYNEYVKKGRRAEVVSLLSEQAQTLERFYTRNNVYTGVTGLSTGNDFYTITPTLTDQTFVLTAIRKTGSAMATDKCGDFTLTNTGVRSMNNATTGVTTKDCWGR; encoded by the coding sequence ATGCGCAGATCCAGCCGAGGTTTTACCCTGATCGAAATCATGATCGTCATCGCGATTATCGGGATCATCCTCACCATCAGCATTCCCAGCTACAACGAATACGTGAAGAAGGGCCGTCGCGCCGAAGTGGTCTCGCTGCTCTCGGAGCAGGCGCAGACCCTCGAACGCTTCTACACCCGCAACAATGTCTACACCGGCGTCACCGGGCTGAGCACGGGCAATGATTTCTACACAATCACCCCAACGCTGACCGACCAGACCTTTGTGCTGACCGCGATTCGTAAAACCGGATCGGCCATGGCCACCGACAAATGCGGTGATTTCACCCTGACCAATACCGGCGTGCGAAGCATGAACAACGCGACCACCGGCGTGACCACCAAGGATTGCTGGGGCCGCTGA
- a CDS encoding pilus assembly protein, whose amino-acid sequence MRSIERCGSLLIGMLLSFYLAAPAWAFTPSDSPLLSAAAVAPNVMLLIDDSGSMNSIIYAAGFDPNVNRTPARQCNAFLGLCSALNAPPITGDTVFLSSLPTSGCSGGAYAFYNNSVAPLCLKLPDPVGNENTRYSADYISYIVGLANSTGTRDFTTGAIPNDYRMNVARNVSTALVSSNRTLRMGLSTFNPATSSNPGNGGFIARSITDLSPVTGSVTQAQADANYNALISSINGLNAVANTPLAESYYEVTRYMRGLAPYYNGTPATYTSPIQYRCQKNYGVVITDGLPTYDRTFPTNDPLGGSRLPNWDGVNNDGDNLNGDGEGDTLYLDDIAKFAFDIDMRSTGTDAAGKSWNAVDFPRQNMNTYTVGFAADNDMLSDAASYGQGRYYQATDSSGLNAALSSALSDITSKAGSGGAGVASSSTLSSGSSFYQTTYDPKDWRGTIRSFGFTSTGTVNTSAAQWSTDTTIVPSATAPTFQSWNTASNAPIALAFGSFSPAQQTTLSQGLPTGINGNDLVEWSKGTNKAGLKVRSALLGDIINSPLVLASPSDKTASDLTGDSSYTNYLTTKAANMNTSLVVNANDGFVNVINSANGTRRYAYMPSSVLPSLRLIADTNYVNGVSHKFLVDGQVGVFDAQAGTTWKTLAIGGTGAGGKTFYGLQLFDASAGNVIRALWEVSAPATANTANAFNDLGYAYARPEVARLANGRWATFIANGYGSNSGVAALYVLDALDGSLIRKIVVDSTETSNGLSSVELRVNSSNVVQAAYAGDLKGRMWKFDLSATAPESWGVAFAGKPLFTAPGGATQPITAQPLLADNAQGGKQVFFGTGKFNETADKTNKDLQAFYSIWDAEGGAGQITVSSLQAQAITGSFSGSSGQFLTTSQNETTYPGDKGWYLPLVYNNVLTGERVINQASIVLGRVVFTTASVDTTDPCSSFGTGRLVELDAFNGKMLNYAVIDTTGDRLVDSNDTISSGVVFTGGIPTLNVISRDAKTKLVSDTSGVITTVVEKGGGGSRRIMWRQIQ is encoded by the coding sequence ATGCGAAGTATTGAGCGCTGCGGCTCGCTGCTGATCGGCATGCTCCTGAGTTTCTATCTGGCGGCGCCGGCGTGGGCATTCACGCCTTCCGATTCGCCGCTGCTGAGCGCGGCTGCGGTGGCGCCGAACGTGATGCTGCTGATCGATGATTCGGGGAGTATGAACAGCATCATCTACGCCGCCGGATTCGACCCGAACGTCAACCGCACACCCGCCCGGCAGTGCAATGCTTTTCTCGGATTGTGCTCTGCACTCAATGCTCCACCGATCACCGGCGACACGGTGTTTCTATCGAGCCTGCCGACCTCCGGGTGCTCGGGAGGCGCCTATGCGTTCTACAACAACAGCGTGGCGCCGTTATGTCTGAAACTGCCCGATCCGGTGGGCAACGAGAATACCCGTTATTCCGCCGATTACATTTCGTATATTGTCGGCCTGGCTAACAGCACCGGCACCCGCGACTTCACCACGGGGGCGATCCCTAACGATTACCGGATGAACGTCGCGCGCAACGTTTCCACCGCATTGGTCAGCAGCAACCGCACCCTGCGCATGGGCCTGTCGACGTTCAACCCGGCCACCAGCAGCAACCCGGGCAATGGTGGCTTCATCGCGCGCTCGATCACCGATCTGTCGCCGGTTACCGGCAGTGTGACCCAGGCCCAGGCGGACGCTAACTACAATGCGCTGATTTCATCGATCAACGGCTTGAATGCCGTGGCCAATACACCGTTGGCCGAGAGCTATTACGAAGTGACTCGCTATATGCGTGGCCTGGCGCCGTATTACAACGGCACCCCGGCGACCTATACCAGCCCGATTCAATATCGCTGCCAGAAAAACTACGGCGTGGTAATCACCGATGGCTTGCCGACTTACGACCGGACGTTCCCGACTAACGATCCACTGGGGGGCAGCCGTTTACCGAACTGGGATGGCGTGAATAACGATGGCGACAACCTCAACGGTGACGGCGAAGGCGACACCCTGTATCTGGATGACATCGCCAAATTTGCCTTCGACATCGACATGCGCTCGACCGGTACCGACGCCGCCGGCAAGAGCTGGAACGCGGTGGATTTTCCCCGGCAGAACATGAACACCTACACCGTGGGTTTCGCTGCGGATAACGACATGTTGTCCGACGCCGCCAGTTATGGGCAGGGCAGGTACTACCAGGCGACCGACAGCTCCGGGCTCAATGCGGCGTTATCGTCCGCATTGAGCGATATCACTTCCAAGGCCGGCTCCGGTGGCGCCGGCGTCGCCAGCAGCAGCACCTTGAGCAGTGGCAGCAGTTTTTACCAGACCACTTACGATCCCAAGGATTGGCGGGGCACGATCAGGTCGTTCGGCTTTACCTCGACCGGCACGGTAAATACCTCGGCGGCGCAATGGTCGACCGACACCACGATCGTGCCCTCTGCCACGGCGCCGACTTTCCAGTCATGGAACACCGCGAGCAATGCGCCAATTGCTCTGGCATTCGGCAGCTTTTCCCCAGCCCAGCAGACCACGCTGAGTCAGGGCCTGCCCACCGGTATCAACGGCAATGATCTGGTGGAGTGGAGCAAAGGTACCAACAAGGCCGGGCTCAAGGTGCGTAGTGCGCTGCTCGGCGACATCATCAATTCGCCACTGGTGCTCGCGTCGCCTTCGGACAAGACCGCATCCGATTTGACGGGTGACAGCAGCTACACCAACTACCTGACGACCAAGGCTGCGAACATGAACACCAGTCTGGTGGTCAACGCCAACGACGGTTTCGTCAATGTGATCAATTCGGCGAACGGCACCCGTCGTTATGCCTATATGCCCTCCAGCGTGCTGCCGTCCCTGCGACTGATTGCGGACACCAACTACGTCAACGGCGTCAGCCACAAATTTCTGGTGGATGGTCAGGTCGGCGTGTTCGATGCGCAGGCCGGTACCACTTGGAAAACCCTGGCCATTGGCGGAACGGGGGCTGGCGGCAAAACCTTCTATGGGCTGCAACTGTTCGATGCCTCGGCAGGTAACGTGATCAGGGCACTGTGGGAAGTCAGTGCGCCGGCCACGGCCAACACGGCGAATGCGTTCAATGATCTGGGTTACGCCTATGCCAGGCCGGAAGTGGCACGCTTGGCCAATGGTCGCTGGGCGACTTTCATCGCCAATGGCTACGGCAGCAATTCGGGGGTTGCAGCGTTGTATGTACTGGATGCGCTGGATGGTTCGCTGATCAGAAAAATTGTCGTCGACAGCACGGAAACCAGCAACGGTTTGTCATCCGTGGAACTCAGGGTGAACTCTTCGAACGTGGTACAGGCGGCCTACGCTGGCGACCTGAAAGGACGCATGTGGAAATTCGACCTGAGCGCGACGGCGCCGGAAAGCTGGGGCGTGGCGTTTGCCGGCAAGCCTTTGTTCACCGCGCCGGGCGGGGCAACGCAGCCGATCACCGCGCAACCGCTGCTGGCGGATAACGCTCAGGGCGGCAAGCAGGTGTTCTTTGGCACCGGCAAGTTCAACGAAACCGCCGACAAGACCAACAAGGATCTGCAGGCGTTCTATTCAATCTGGGATGCAGAAGGTGGGGCCGGACAAATCACCGTCAGCAGTTTGCAGGCGCAGGCGATCACCGGTTCGTTCTCCGGCAGTTCCGGGCAGTTCCTGACCACCAGCCAGAATGAAACGACGTATCCGGGAGATAAAGGCTGGTATTTGCCGCTGGTGTACAACAACGTGCTGACCGGCGAGCGCGTGATCAACCAGGCCAGCATTGTGTTGGGGCGAGTCGTTTTTACCACCGCCAGCGTCGATACCACTGACCCGTGTTCTAGCTTTGGTACGGGCAGACTGGTCGAACTGGATGCGTTCAACGGTAAGATGCTCAACTACGCCGTGATCGACACCACGGGTGACCGTTTGGTTGACAGCAATGACACGATATCCAGTGGCGTGGTATTCACCGGTGGCATTCCGACCCTTAATGTCATTTCCCGAGATGCCAAGACCAAGCTCGTGAGCGACACCAGTGGTGTCATCACCACCGTTGTGGAAAAAGGTGGCGGCGGCAGCCGTCGTATCATGTGGCGACAAATCCAGTAA
- a CDS encoding pilus assembly PilX family protein, with amino-acid sequence MRISLQQRQAQRGMVLLVSLVFLLLLTLIGLSSMQSANLQEKMAGSVSLRNQSFQSAEAALRVGESAVQLDSYSLAVCSGTTQCLPPAESSVVSSAGFNSTSGVTWIAAGNGFYGVQNIGTTLTAVNVPSNTSATLYRVTAVGIAGNSRSVVESIYAKY; translated from the coding sequence ATGAGGATTTCCTTGCAACAACGTCAGGCACAGCGCGGCATGGTCTTGCTGGTCAGTCTGGTGTTTCTGCTGTTACTCACGTTGATTGGCTTGTCGTCGATGCAGAGCGCCAACCTGCAAGAAAAAATGGCCGGCAGCGTGAGCTTGCGCAATCAATCGTTCCAGTCTGCGGAAGCGGCGTTGCGTGTTGGCGAAAGCGCGGTGCAGCTGGACAGTTACTCGTTGGCCGTGTGCAGCGGCACGACCCAATGCCTGCCGCCGGCGGAGTCGTCAGTGGTCAGTTCGGCCGGCTTCAATTCGACCTCGGGGGTGACCTGGATCGCCGCCGGTAATGGCTTTTATGGCGTGCAGAACATCGGCACGACCCTGACGGCAGTGAACGTGCCAAGTAACACCTCGGCGACGTTGTATCGAGTCACCGCAGTCGGCATCGCCGGCAATTCGCGTAGCGTGGTGGAGAGTATCTATGCGAAGTATTGA
- a CDS encoding PilW family protein: MKHASRGFGLIELLIALALGLIVVLGVVQIFIAAKNTYVSQNSAAAMQEDARFVLSKMIQEIRMVGMFGCLGTITDSSSAGDFNAAQLTPINWDNANLKLTMVTADVGSGGGTPTWTVISDCRNSAVAYSGLRSPTTGQIAFPIRRLIYSFSNNQILMGTGSGNPAQQVLVNNVSAFNVTFGLASSATDVAASTYSSNPGDPARIRSVRLSLTLTDPNNRVRDQTFNVVAALRNRLQ, from the coding sequence ATGAAGCATGCCAGCCGTGGTTTCGGTTTGATCGAGTTGCTGATCGCATTGGCTTTGGGGCTGATTGTCGTGCTGGGTGTGGTGCAGATCTTCATTGCCGCGAAAAACACCTACGTCAGTCAGAACAGCGCCGCGGCGATGCAGGAGGACGCGCGTTTCGTCCTCAGCAAAATGATTCAGGAAATCCGCATGGTCGGCATGTTCGGCTGTCTCGGCACCATCACTGATTCGAGCAGCGCGGGCGACTTCAACGCCGCGCAACTCACCCCGATCAACTGGGATAACGCCAATCTCAAGCTGACCATGGTCACCGCCGATGTCGGCAGCGGCGGGGGAACGCCGACCTGGACAGTGATTTCAGACTGTCGCAACAGCGCGGTCGCCTACAGCGGATTGCGCAGCCCGACCACGGGGCAAATCGCTTTCCCGATCCGCCGCCTGATCTACAGCTTCAGCAATAACCAGATCCTCATGGGCACCGGCAGCGGCAATCCCGCGCAGCAAGTGCTGGTGAACAACGTCAGCGCCTTCAACGTCACCTTCGGCCTGGCCAGCTCCGCGACCGACGTGGCGGCCTCCACTTACAGCAGCAATCCCGGGGATCCCGCGCGCATCCGCAGTGTGCGTCTGAGCCTGACCCTCACCGACCCGAACAATCGGGTGCGCGATCAAACCTTCAACGTGGTTGCGGCATTGCGCAATCGCTTGCAGTGA
- the pilV gene encoding type IV pilus modification protein PilV — translation MRAGSKIPQEGMTLIEVLVALLILTVGLLGAAAVQLNALKYTDSSRMTSQASFIAYDMMDRIRANSGADYTTTPPTSGNLSVARDQDLYDFTTNIANFGGPTATGSITLNQRVYTITITWSDARAANAASAQRSFVLTSRAAVDPVATP, via the coding sequence ATGAGGGCAGGGAGCAAAATCCCACAGGAGGGCATGACGCTGATCGAAGTGCTGGTCGCGTTGCTGATTCTCACTGTCGGCCTGTTGGGCGCGGCGGCAGTGCAACTCAATGCGCTGAAGTACACCGACAGTTCGCGGATGACCAGTCAGGCGAGCTTTATTGCCTACGACATGATGGACCGCATTCGCGCCAATTCCGGCGCCGACTACACCACTACACCGCCGACCTCGGGCAACCTCAGCGTGGCGCGGGATCAGGATCTCTACGACTTCACCACCAATATCGCCAACTTTGGCGGTCCGACCGCGACGGGCAGCATCACCCTCAACCAGCGTGTCTATACCATCACCATTACCTGGAGCGATGCGCGCGCCGCCAACGCTGCCAGTGCCCAGCGCAGTTTCGTGCTGACCAGTCGGGCGGCGGTCGATCCGGTGGCCACGCCATGA
- a CDS encoding GspH/FimT family pseudopilin gives MDLRTKGFTLVELLVAIAVFLVLITLAVPAFTRTIQSSKADTEVGDLQRAINFARLEAINRGVTTRLRPTAGGSVWTGELAVYDSTGNPANVLRVVPAMSSGATLTLPSGVTALDFNNLGGLAAPSTAVVIGYTLGTQSRTLNVCLNGRIQLGGNCG, from the coding sequence ATGGATCTTCGTACAAAAGGTTTCACGCTGGTCGAGTTGCTGGTCGCCATCGCCGTGTTCCTGGTACTGATCACGCTGGCGGTGCCGGCCTTTACCCGTACGATTCAGAGCAGCAAGGCGGATACCGAAGTCGGCGACCTGCAGCGCGCAATCAATTTTGCTCGCCTCGAAGCGATCAATCGCGGCGTGACCACGCGTTTGCGTCCGACCGCTGGCGGCAGTGTCTGGACCGGTGAGCTGGCGGTCTACGACAGTACCGGCAATCCGGCCAATGTGTTGCGGGTTGTTCCAGCGATGAGCAGCGGGGCGACTCTGACGCTACCCTCAGGAGTGACCGCACTGGATTTCAACAATCTTGGCGGTCTGGCGGCACCGTCGACGGCGGTGGTCATCGGTTACACGCTGGGCACGCAAAGCAGGACGCTGAACGTGTGTTTGAACGGACGCATTCAACTGGGTGGAAATTGCGGATGA
- a CDS encoding GspH/FimT family pseudopilin: MPQHGFSLIELLMGLAIGAIVLLLVSPAFAALKEATQRDHAAQSLIEGIRHARTLAMTHNHNVVIHGIDGDWSRGWRIILDLSGKGSEDSSNPLLVERASEAKVPIVGNWCVSRYVRFSHLGQPLMPGRRFQAGTIHICSPRAPVSQRQIVLAATGRVRLSSQETEQALCDSSRNVRSSGRAALSASRT, encoded by the coding sequence ATGCCGCAACACGGTTTCAGCCTGATTGAACTGCTTATGGGACTGGCGATTGGCGCAATTGTTCTGCTGCTGGTCAGCCCGGCGTTCGCTGCGCTCAAGGAAGCAACTCAACGCGATCATGCAGCGCAATCGCTGATCGAAGGTATTCGCCACGCCCGCACACTGGCTATGACACACAATCACAACGTGGTGATCCATGGCATCGACGGCGACTGGAGCCGTGGCTGGCGAATCATTCTGGATCTGAGCGGCAAGGGTTCGGAGGACAGCAGCAATCCGCTGCTGGTTGAACGTGCCAGTGAGGCGAAGGTGCCGATTGTCGGCAACTGGTGTGTGAGCCGCTATGTGCGGTTCAGTCATCTGGGGCAACCGCTGATGCCGGGACGGCGATTTCAGGCGGGGACAATACACATCTGCTCGCCGCGCGCACCGGTCAGCCAGCGGCAGATCGTACTGGCGGCGACCGGTCGCGTGCGCCTGAGCAGTCAGGAGACCGAACAGGCGCTGTGCGACAGCAGCAGGAACGTCAGATCGAGCGGACGCGCAGCTCTTTCGGCATCGAGAACGTGA
- the ispH gene encoding 4-hydroxy-3-methylbut-2-enyl diphosphate reductase, with product MQIKLANPRGFCAGVDRAIEIVNRALEVFGPPIYVRHEVVHNKFVVEDLRSRGAIFVEELDQVPDDVIVIFSAHGVSQAVRNEAAGRGLKVFDATCPLVTKVHIEVAKYSRDGRECILIGHAGHPEVEGTMGQYDASNGGAIYLVEDEKDVAELQVRNPEKLAFVTQTTLSMDDTSRVIDALRTRFPAIGGPRKDDICYATQNRQDAVKQLADECDVVLVVGSPNSSNSNRLRELAERMATPAYLIDGAEDLQQSWFDGVERIGITAGASAPEVLVRGVIQQLQAWGATGADELAGREENITFSMPKELRVRSI from the coding sequence ATGCAAATCAAACTCGCCAACCCCCGTGGCTTCTGCGCCGGTGTGGACCGGGCGATCGAAATCGTCAACCGCGCCCTGGAAGTCTTCGGGCCGCCGATCTACGTGCGTCACGAAGTGGTGCACAACAAGTTCGTCGTTGAAGACCTGCGCAGCCGTGGCGCGATTTTCGTCGAAGAGCTCGATCAGGTGCCCGATGACGTCATCGTCATCTTCAGCGCCCACGGTGTTTCGCAAGCCGTGCGCAACGAAGCCGCCGGTCGTGGTTTGAAGGTTTTCGATGCAACCTGCCCGCTGGTGACCAAGGTGCACATCGAAGTCGCCAAATACAGCCGCGACGGTCGCGAGTGCATCCTGATCGGCCACGCCGGTCACCCGGAAGTCGAAGGCACCATGGGTCAGTACGATGCGAGCAATGGCGGTGCGATCTATCTTGTCGAAGACGAGAAGGACGTGGCCGAGCTGCAAGTGCGCAACCCGGAAAAACTCGCCTTCGTCACCCAGACGACTTTGTCGATGGATGACACCAGCCGCGTCATCGATGCCCTGCGCACGCGCTTCCCGGCGATCGGCGGTCCGCGCAAGGACGACATCTGCTACGCCACGCAAAACCGTCAAGACGCCGTCAAGCAACTGGCCGACGAGTGCGACGTGGTACTGGTGGTCGGCAGCCCGAACAGCTCCAACTCCAACCGTCTGCGTGAACTGGCTGAACGCATGGCGACCCCGGCCTACCTGATCGACGGTGCCGAAGACCTGCAACAGAGCTGGTTCGACGGCGTCGAGCGCATCGGCATCACCGCCGGCGCCTCGGCACCGGAAGTACTGGTGCGTGGCGTCATTCAGCAATTGCAGGCCTGGGGCGCGACCGGTGCCGATGAGCTGGCCGGCCGTGAAGAGAACATCACGTTCTCGATGCCGAAAGAGCTGCGCGTCCGCTCGATCTGA
- the fkpB gene encoding FKBP-type peptidyl-prolyl cis-trans isomerase, which yields MTEPLSTEQRIGQNTEVTLHFALRLENGDTVDSTFDKAPATFKVGDGNLLPGFEAALFGFKAGDKRTLTVEPENAFGQPNPQNVQTIPRSQFTDMELSPGLLVIFNDAANTELPGVVKEFDDTQVTVDFNHPLAGKTLTFDVEIISVKAI from the coding sequence ATGACTGAACCGCTATCGACTGAGCAACGCATCGGCCAGAACACCGAAGTCACGCTGCACTTTGCCCTGCGCCTGGAAAACGGTGATACCGTCGACAGTACGTTCGACAAGGCCCCGGCCACCTTCAAGGTCGGCGACGGCAACCTGCTGCCGGGTTTCGAAGCCGCACTGTTCGGCTTCAAGGCCGGCGACAAGCGCACCCTGACCGTCGAGCCGGAAAACGCCTTCGGTCAGCCGAACCCGCAGAACGTGCAGACCATCCCGCGTTCGCAGTTCACCGACATGGAGTTGTCACCAGGCCTGCTGGTGATCTTCAACGATGCGGCCAATACTGAATTGCCAGGTGTGGTGAAGGAATTCGACGACACGCAAGTGACCGTCGACTTCAACCACCCTCTGGCCGGCAAGACGCTGACCTTTGACGTCGAGATCATCAGCGTCAAAGCGATCTGA
- the lspA gene encoding signal peptidase II: MPDAVGRFGRLSWLWLSLLVLVIDQASKFYFESKLEMFQQIVIIPDLFSWTLAYNTGAAFSFLADSSGWQRWLFALIAIVVSAVLVVWLKRLGRNDTWLAVALALVLGGALGNLYDRIALGHVIDFILVHWQNRWYFPAFNIADSAITVGAIMLALDMFKSKKTEEAAHD; the protein is encoded by the coding sequence ATGCCTGATGCCGTTGGCCGTTTCGGACGGCTGAGCTGGCTGTGGTTGAGCCTGCTGGTCCTGGTCATTGACCAGGCCAGCAAGTTCTACTTCGAAAGCAAGCTCGAAATGTTTCAGCAGATCGTGATCATTCCCGATCTGTTCAGCTGGACCCTGGCCTACAACACCGGCGCCGCCTTCAGCTTCCTCGCGGACAGCTCCGGCTGGCAGCGCTGGCTGTTTGCCCTGATCGCCATTGTGGTCAGTGCCGTGCTGGTGGTCTGGCTCAAGCGCCTGGGCCGCAACGACACCTGGCTGGCCGTCGCCCTGGCGCTGGTGCTGGGTGGCGCGCTGGGCAACCTGTATGACCGCATTGCCCTGGGCCATGTGATCGACTTCATTCTGGTGCACTGGCAGAACCGCTGGTATTTCCCGGCGTTCAACATTGCCGACAGCGCGATCACCGTCGGCGCGATCATGCTGGCGCTGGACATGTTCAAATCGAAGAAAACCGAAGAGGCCGCTCATGACTGA